A genomic region of Anopheles coustani chromosome 3, idAnoCousDA_361_x.2, whole genome shotgun sequence contains the following coding sequences:
- the LOC131272606 gene encoding proteasome subunit beta type-3 encodes MSILAYNGGCVVAMKGKNCVALATDHRFGVQAQTIATDFEKIFEINPHMYLGLVGLQTDILTVYQRLLFRKNLYEVRENRQMTPERFAAMLSNFLYEKRFGPYFIEPVIAGLDPKTYEPFICNMDLIGCPNLPNDFVVAGTCAEQLYGMCETLWKPDLEPNSLFEVISQALVNAFDRDAISGWGATVYIIEKEKITVKKLKTRMD; translated from the coding sequence ATGTCTATCCTCGCGTACAACGGCGGTTGCGTGGTGGCGATGAAGGGCAAAAACTGCGTGGCGCTTGCGACCGACCACCGCTTCGGCGTTCAGGCACAAACGATCGCGACagattttgagaaaatcttCGAAATCAACCCACACATGTACCTCGGACTGGTCGGGCTCCAGacggacatcctgacggtgtACCAGCGGCTGCTATTCCGCAAGAATCTGTACGAGGTCCGCGAAAACCGTCAGATGACGCCGGAGCGGTTCGCGGCGATGCTGTCCAACTTCCTGTACGAGAAGCGCTTTGGACCGTACTTCATCGAGCCGGTCATTGCCGGGCTGGACCCCAAGACGTACGAACCGTTCATCTGCAACATGGATTTGATCGGATGTCCAAACCTGCCGAACGATTTCGTTGTCGCCGGAACCTGCGCGGAACAGCTGTATGGTATGTGCGAAACCCTGTGGAAGCCGGACCTGGAGCCGAACAGTCTGTTCGAGGTGATCTCCCAGGCCCTAGTGAACGCGTTCGATCGGGATGCGATCTCCGGTTGGGGCGCGACGGTGTACATTATCGAGAAGGAGAAGATAACGGTTAAGAAACTGAAGACCCGTATGGATTAA